DNA from Terriglobus tenax:
CTGAAGCCATTGAGCTGTACAACAAATTCATCCACGGTGGCATGAGCCGCCGTGCCTTCATGAACGGCCTGAAGAAGTTCGCCGTCGGCGGTCTTGCCGTCTCCGCCGTGGCCAAGGCGCTGCTGCCGGATTACGCCTTCGGTCAACAGGTCTCCCGTACTGACGACCGCATCAAGGCTACCTATGAGACCGTTCCTTCGCCCAATGGCAACGGCAGCATCAAGGGATACTTCGTTCGTCCGGTCTCAGCCGACACCCGCAGCGAAAAGCCGTCAAAGCTGCCCGGCATCGTCGTGGTGCATGAGAACCGTGGCTTGAACCCGCACATTGAAGACATCGCCCGCCGCCTTGCCCTGGCCAACTTCATGGCCTTCGCTCCGGACGGCCTCACCTCGCTCGGAGGCTTTCCTGGCGATGACTACAAGGGCGGCCAGATGTTCGCCAAGATTGACCGCGCCAAAATGTTTGAGGACATGGTCGCCTCCGCGCAGTGGCTGAAGGCGCGCCCCGACT
Protein-coding regions in this window:
- a CDS encoding dienelactone hydrolase family protein, whose amino-acid sequence is MESTRPKLPAEAIELYNKFIHGGMSRRAFMNGLKKFAVGGLAVSAVAKALLPDYAFGQQVSRTDDRIKATYETVPSPNGNGSIKGYFVRPVSADTRSEKPSKLPGIVVVHENRGLNPHIEDIARRLALANFMAFAPDGLTSLGGFPGDDYKGGQMFAKIDRAKMFEDMVASAQWLKARPDCTGKIGITGFCYGGGVSNNMAVRLGADLSAAVPFYGGVPPAADVPKIKAAILVQHGELDKNTAATWPAYDKALTEAGVPHEGYIYPNAVHGFNCDATPERYNKAAADLAWGRTIDWFNKYVRV